In a single window of the Macadamia integrifolia cultivar HAES 741 unplaced genomic scaffold, SCU_Mint_v3 scaffold1606, whole genome shotgun sequence genome:
- the LOC122064318 gene encoding E3 ubiquitin-protein ligase RNF165-like, with translation MFPVLVTCLRSSYTESHTRSGNPQPRSKFHFLVEQEHVYVSTMNDGSETSFRVGSNLLPEQVFIIEFPYLLIPEVSEIKIHAMLTQMEIPPDSIERIKRQITHYAFQAASFCRERIDVCEAFDILIGLSVPLAQYYRGVDDHIEWFESMDIGGEEGSMRLVPASRSSIQALEIKKFDDIEEGSSSSSSSTETCMICMDEYVRGVDVARLPCSHLFHGECIVKWLERKNSCPLCRSLLPSEA, from the coding sequence ATGTTTCCCGTTCTTGTTACATGCCTGCGTTCTTCCTATACTGAAAGCCACACACGTTCAGGAAACCCACAACCCAGATCCAAATTCCATTTCCTGGTTGAACAAGAACATGTTTATGTAAGTACAATGAATGATGGCTCTGAAACCAGTTTTAGAGTGGGTTCTAATCTATTGCCAGAGCAAGTATTCATTATTGAGTTCCCTTACCTGCTCATACCTGAAGTCAGCGAGATCAAAATCCATGCCATGCTTACCCAGATGGAAATCCCTCCAGATTCCATTGAGAGAATTAAACGACAGATAACCCATTATGCTTTTCAAGCAGCCTCGTTCTGTAGAGAGAGGATAGACGTTTGTGAAGCCTTTGATATCTTAATAGGTCTTAGTGTTCCTCTCGCACAATATTACAGAGGTGTTGATGATCACATTGAATGGTTCGAGTCCATGGATATCGGAGGAGAAGAAGGTTCAATGAGGTTGGTTCCGGCTTCACGATCATCGATTCAAGCTTTAGAGATCAAGAAATTTGATGATATAGAAGaaggctcttcttcttcttcttcttctacagaGACTTGTATGATTTGCATGGATGAGTACGTGAGAGGAGTCGATGTTGCACGGTTGCCTTGTTCACATCTCTTTCATGGTGAATGCATTGTTAAGTGGTTGGAACGCAAGAATTCGTGCCCCTTGTGTCGTTCTCTATTGCCTTCAGAAGcttaa